AAGTGTAGATAAATTTTACGGAAAATCACAATTTTTTTATGGACTTATGTACAAAAAAATTAACATTTCTTTTTGAAAAGAATACAGTACATTTGTAATACCTTATGAAACAGATATTTATAAAAATACAATCTGTTCTGTTAGCATTTATGATCTTAATTGCATCAAACTCGTATGCGATTACTTCTCATTTTTGCGGTACGGAACTAGTAGATGTTTCTCTCTTTGGGAATCCAAAAGCTTGCGGTACGGAATCTTTTGATGCTGATTGTAGCTATGAAAAAGCTTCAAAGAAAAAATGCTGTAAAGATGTCATAGAGATTATAGAACCTGAAGTTTTAAATAAAATTGTTGAATTTAAATTCAGCAAGAAAGAATTGCAGTTTGCAGACTATTTCGTCGTTTCTTATATTACTTCTTTTCAAAACTACTTATTTCACAAAAAGGTTTTTGATACTACAACACCCCCGCCCGATAGCATTCCCGATATTTTGGTGTTGCATCAAACCTTTTTAATTTGATTTTAATTTTTTAACTCGTCTCTTCATCTATAGTCAGATGAAAAAAACCTTGTTTTAAAATTAAATTACAAAAAAAATGAAAATAATCATCACTAGTATCTTATTACTGGTCTCTTTGCAATCATTCTCTCAACAAACCCTGAAAGGGATGATAATGGATAGAAACAATCCCAAAGATAGTTTAGGCGTTTTTGGGGTTAATGTTTACTGGTCGGGCACTACTGTCGGAACGACAACTAATGAAAAAGGATGGTTTTCCATTCCATACAAAACTACATATACAAAACTGGTGGTAAGTTATGTAGGTTATCAAACGGATACGATAACCATTACAAATACAGCACCCATTCATCATTTTTTAACTCCGAAAAATGATTTGGATGAAATTCGTATTTCAAGTAAGAAAAAGGCAACTCAAAAATCGTTTTTGAAAACCCAAAATGTTTTTACCGTGAATAAAGACGAGCTGTTAAAAGCAGCTTGCTGTAATTTAGCAGAAAGCTTTGAAACAAACCCGTCTATAGATGTTCATTTTTCCGATGCTCTAACAGGCACTAAGCAGATTCAAATGTTAGGTTTAAAAAGCCCTTATTTATTAATTGCCCTGGAGAATATTCCATCTGTCAGAGGAGCTGCCCAAGTATATGGTCTGACCTTTACTCCGGGAACATGGGTAGAGAGCATTCAAATTACAAAAGGATCCGGAAGTGTCATCAACGGATTTGAAAGTATATCAGGACAGATCAATGCAGAATTGGTAAAACCGTTTTCAGATAAAAAGTTATTTTTAAATGCATACGGATCTCTTGGCGGAAGGCTGGAATTAAATACACATGTGAATAAAAAATTTTCCGATAGATGGCAAACAGGGTTCTATATCCACGGAAATTACAGAGGCGAGAAGTTTGATAGAAATAATGACGGGTTTTTAGATAATCCTCTAATGGAACAAATCAATATCATGAATCGCTGGCAATATACAGATGCCGAAAAAGGATGGGTAAGCTTCGTCAATTTTAGATATATGGACGATGAAAAGCAAACGGGTGAAACAGATTTTAACCCGGATGTTGACAGAGGGACAACAACAAATTGGGGTAGTGAAATCAATACGAAAAGGTTTGATTTTTCATCAAAATTAGGATATGTTTTTCCGGAACTGCTCTTTCAGAGTTTTGGATTTCAATTTGCATATAGTAATCACAAACAGGACTCGTATTTTGGTTTAAACAGCTATAACATAAGCCATCAGAGTATCTATTCTAATCTTTTATTCAATTCTATCATAGAGGATACCAAGAATAAATTTACAACAGGTATTAGTTTTATATATGATTCGTATGATGAATTAGTGAATAACAGCCCATACAACAGAAACGAAAATTCAGTCGGAGCTTTTTTTGAATATGCTTATGATAATTTAGATGATTTCAGTTTCACCGCCGGACTAAGAATTGATACACATAATCTGTTAGGAACTTTTTTCACCCCAAGACTACATATGAGATACGTTCCTTGGGAAAAGGGAGTTTTTAGAGCTTCTGTCGGACAAGGAAGAAGGAGTGCTAATATTTTTGCTGAAAATCAACAATTATTTGGCAGTTCAAGACAAATTAGTATTCAGTCAACTCATGGAAAAATTTACGGGCTGAATCCGGAAGTAGCCTGGAATTATGGAATTTCGTACTTGCAAGGATTCCATTTATTTGATAAAAAAGGAGATATTACATTTGATTTTTACAGAACAAATTTTCAGAACCAGGTAGTAGTAGATTGGGAAAACCCAAGGAACATTTCTTTCTATAATTTGAATGGGGAAAGTTATGCAAATAGTTTTCAAGCAGAAATCAACTATACTATTATTGAGCAATTAGACATACGTTTAGCTTATAAGTATTATGATATTGAGGCAACATATCAGTCAGCAAAGCTGGAAAAACCGCTTACACCTAAAAACCGGTTTTTTGCAAATGTTTCTTATGAAACCGATAAAAAAGAAGGTGGCAGGCAATGGAAGCTAGATGTAACCTATAACTATATAGGTGCTCAAAGGTTACCCAATACTTCGAGTAACCCTATTCAATATCAATTATCAGCATTTTCTGATAGTTACAGTTTGTTAAATGCTCAAATTACCAGGGTGTTTTTCGAGCAATTTGAAGTATATTTCGGAGGAGAGAATCTTACAAACTTTCAGCAGAAAATGCCTATATTAGCTAGTGATAATCCTTTTGGCAACCATTTTGATACAACCATTGTCTATGGCCCCATATTTGGCCATATATTTTATGCAGGATTACGTTTTAAACTAGATTAACGATGAAAAAAATAATTTTACTATTTAGCTTACTGCTGATAGGATTTTCGGCTGAAGCTCAAAAAAAGAAAAAAAATGCAAAAGTAGCTATTGAAGTTGACGGGGTTTGCATGATGTGTAAAAAAAGAATTGAAAAGGCGGCTTTGGGGACTAAAGGAGTAAAATTTGCCGTTTGGAATGTTAAAACTCATATGCTTTCTTTGATTATTGATGAACGGAAAACAGATGTAAAAACTATTCAACAAAATATAGCAGCAGTGGGTCACGATACTAAAGAAATAAAAGCAAAAGATCATGTTTATGAAGGTATTGACCCGTGTTGTAAGTACAGAGGTAAAGAAATTGTAGAACACCATAAAGGTGGAAAGCATTAAAAAAATAGAGCTATCTTACAAAGAGAGCTTCTTTTTTGTTTTGATTTCGGGTGAAAGAAATCATAATCCGGAGCAAATCAGACATTGAAAACAGCGGTGTTGGAAAATGAAAGGGCTCAAGTTTAAATTAGGTATTATATCTTAACCCCTTGATGTTACCAGGTTTTGAATATCTTTTGGATTTAATTTTGATGCAAAATTCAATAAAAAGAATGGAAAACTCATATTTACCAACACTATTTCAAACTAGAACCAATGAAAGCACCTTTTTTAAACATTGATTTCTTAATACCCATACCCTCCACTCAATACTTGATACTTAATACCCGATAACTTGAAGAATCAAAAACCTGCCCAATAAACATTAAAAATGGCATAAAGAAAATCGCCTATAAATTGCTTTACAGACGACCTTCATTATCATTAAATATATTTACATTTTTACATCATCCCCGGCATTCCACCGCCCATTGGAGGCATTCCGGCTGCTGCAGGAGCATCTTCTTTAATATCTATCAGTGCGCACTCCGTAGTTAAAATCATGCCCGCAACAGAAGCGGCATTTTCCAATGCTACTCTTGTTACTTTTTTAGGATCTATGATACCGGCTTCTAACATGTCTACATATTGATCGGACTTAGCATCATAACCAAAATTCTTTTTGCCTTCCAGCACTTTGTTAATTACTACGGAACCTTCACCGCCAGCATTTTCAACAATGGTTCTTAGAGGCGATTCAATGGCTTTGTTTACGATTTGTACACCTGTCGTTTCATCTAAATTGTCTGTAGTAATTTTTTCCAATACTTTTTTAGATCTTACAAAAGCAACACCTCCACCGGCAACAATACCCTCTTCAACAGCGGCACGAGTAGCATTCAAAGCATCATCAACTCTATCTTTCTTTTCTTTCATTTCTACTTCGGAAGCAGCACCTACATATAAGACAGCAACTCCACCAGCCAATTTAGCTAAACGCTCTTGTAGTTTTTCCTTGTCATAATCAGAAGTAGTAGTTTCTATTTGAGCTTTGATCTGGTTTACACGAGCTTTTATATCTTCTGCCTTTCCGTTACCGTTTACAATAGTTGTATTATCTTTATCTACAGTAACTGTTTCTGCAGTTCCCAATAAATCTAAAGTAACATTTTCCAAAGTAAATCCTCTTTCTTCGGAAATCACCGTTCCTCCGGTTAGAATAGCAATATCTTCTAACATCGCTTTTCTTCTGTCTCCAAAGCCGGGAGCTTTAACAGCTGCAATTTTTAATCCACCTCTTAGTTTGTTCACTACCAAAGTAGCTAGTGCCTGACCATCTACATCTTCTGCAATAATTAATAGCGGCTTTCCGGATTGTGCCACCGGTTCTAAGATTGGCAGAATTTCTTGTAAGTTTGATATCTTCTTATCAAATAATAAGATGTATGGATTCTCCAGATCTGTAATCATTTTATCTGCATCGGTTACAAAATAAGGAGATAAATAGCCTCTGTCAAACTGCATCCCTTCTACAACATCTACATAGGTGTCCATTCCTTTTGCCTCTTCAACGGTAATTACGCCTTCTTTGCCTACCTTATCAAAAGCAGTGGCAATTAAATCACCTATAGTATTGTCATTATTAGCGGAGATTGCAGCTACTTGTTTTATTTTTTCAGAAGAACCTCCAACTTCTTTTGATTGCTTATTTAAATCCGTTACAATTGCAGTAACAGCCTTGCCAATCCCTCTTTTTAAATCCATAGGGTTGGCCCCGGCAGCTACATTCTTTAATCCTTCTTTTACAATTGCTTGCGCTAAAACAGTAGCAGTAGTAGTTCCGTCACCCGCCAGGTCATTGGTTTTGGAAGCAACTTCTTTTACCATCTGAGCTCCCATATTTTCCAATTCATCTTCCAACTCTACTTCTTTTGCAACAGATACTCCGTCTTTAGTTACATTCGGAGCTCCGAAAGATTTGGAAACAATTACATTTCTTCCTTTAGGACCTAAAGTTACTTTTACTGCATTTGCCAATGCATCTACACCGCTTTTTAATCCGTCACGTGCTTCAATATCAAATTTTATGTCTTTTGCCATTTTCTTAAATTGTTTAATTATTGATAAGTTTTAATTGTTACAATTGCCTATTGCAACTGCAACCAGATGTTTTTTTTAAATGATCGCTAAAATATCACTTTCACGCATCATCAGATAATCTTTACCTTCCAGCTTTAAATCGGTTCCACCGTATTTACCATATAAAACAGTATCTCCGACTTTAACTGTTAAAGGCTCGTCTTTTTTTCCCGTACCTACGGCAACGATAGTCCCTTTTTGAGGTTTCTCTTTTGCGTTATCAGGAATAATGATTCCTGAGGCAGTAGTAGTTTCTGCGGCAGCAGGCTCTACAAGAACCCTGTCCGCTAGAGGTTTGATATGTATTCCCATTCTTTATATAAATTTTGATTAATTAAAAATTAGTTTTGCTCTCTCAAATCATAAAGTATGCCATTACGTGAAACCTGACATTTTTTCTAAATAACACTTTAAAAATCAAAAAGGAAGTAAAAAAAAATGCCAACGTGTCATTTTGTCGGCATTTTTAATATGGAATCCATCTTGATTTTTTGTTTTTTAGCCTTTAGAAAAACCAAGATTATTTTATATGGAATCGTTAGTTGACGGTTGGTTTATCGTGTTAGTTGTCGTTTGACCACCCTCTAATTTGTTGTCAATATTTACAGGATTATCATTAGCTCTGGGAATGGCAAAGTTTGCTAACAATATCAGGGCAAACATGGTGATGGCCAATGTCCAGGTTGTCCTGTCTAAAAAATCATTTGTGCTTTGCACACCTCCTAAAGATTGTGCTCCTCCGCCTCCGAAAGAAGAAGATAAACCTCCGCCTTTAGGATTTTGTACCATGACAATTAATATTAAAGCTATTGCTACTATAATGATTAATATTAAAAATGCAGTATAACTCATGACGTATTTTTTTGTAACGTTTTTATTTTTTTAATCTGGTCTGCAAAGAAACCACTTTTTTCCGGATATTTCAAACTTAAAATTCGATATGCTTTCATAGCATTTTCATACTTTTTTTGTTCCAAATATACCCTTGCAAGGGTCTCTGTCATTAAAGACGAATCCTCTTTATTTTCAGAAATACGAACATGTATTTCACTTTTATTTTTAGGGCGGGATATAGTAGGGTTGTTCTTAATAAATCGATCTATAATAGCTTCTTTGCTTATGGCAGTTGTTGATTGTTCAGAACGATTTCTGATAATGGGTTTTTTAACTAAAAGTTGTAACCATTCATTAAAAGAATACTTTTCGTTTTTGCCAAAGTCTATAGGTTTTTCAATTTCCAGGCTTTCTTCAACAATGGTATTTTGATTCTTAACGGGTAGCTTTTTGCGAGTCTCCGGATGAATATTATTTTTTTTAGTAAAGTTATCCGAAGTGATAAAATCAAAAAGGAGTGTCCTGTCCATTGTATAAGCTGCCGTTATTTTTAGCTCATGATTATATTTAAAACTATCCTGATTCTTTAATCCTTTTAAGTATAGTGCTCTGGCTGACTGAAAATAAGGATAGAGATTTACAATGGATTTTATTCCCTGTACCTGTTCTGACGTTAAGGATTCAGGTTGTTTTAAAAAAGAAATATAATCTTTTAATGTAATTACCATTTTGCAATAGAAGCGTTAAATATATCTTGCGTTATTCTCTCTAAAATTTCACTTAGGGCAGCATCCAATACACCACCGGTTAATTGTGAACTAGCATCAAAATCGGAATAAAAGGAAAACTGCTTTTCAAAATCATCTTTTTCATTCAGCTGATTATAATACCTGACATTAACAGTAATGGTCAATCTGTTTTGAGCAGCGGTTTGCTGAGAGGTTGCACTCATTGGGTTTATCCTATATCCTGTAATTTCGCCTTCAAATCGCAATTCTCCGCCGGTACTTACTAAGCTTAAATTAGTTTGTCTTAAAAAAAGATCTTGTAAGTCTTGAGTAAAACGCTGACTCAACGTAGGTTCTATTAAAGAAGCTTGATTAGGGAAAAAATCTATCTGAATCGTTTTTGCATCCGTTGCCCCTCCTGTAAAGGAGTATATCCCGCAACTGATTAATGTAGTTGCTACCATCAGAAAAAAAAGAATCGAAAGATGTTTTTTCATTGTAAATATGGTTTTGTTATCGTAAGTTTTTTTATTGAACTTATTTATAAATCATATTGTTTGATTTTTCTGTACAATGTTCGTTCCGAAATTCCCAATTCTTTTGCAGCCAACTTTCGCTTGTTATTATTTTTTTCCAATGACTTTTTAATCATCTCTATTTCTTTGTCTTGCAAAGAAAAGTTTTCTTGTTCTTCTATCGTCTCTACAAAATCATAATTTTTTTGTAAAGTTGAAGGGCTTGCTATTTGCAATACTTCCACCTTATTATCTTCTTTGGCTTGTTCTTCGTGAATTTTCTTTAATAATTGATGATTGTCTTCTTGTAATTTTTCTATGTTTCCGTGCTGCATGATATCCAAAGTAAGCTTTTTTAAATCATTAATATCATTTCGCATGTCAAATAAAACTTTATACATGATATCTCTTTCGGTAGCAAAATCATTTTCAGAACCTGCTCCGACTACAGCAGGTAAATGACCTTTATTATCAGGTAGATATTGACCTAATTTTTCCGGGGTAATCAGCCTGTTTTCTTCAACTACAGAGATTTGTTCGGCAATATTTCTAAGTTGCCTGATATTTCCGGGAAAACGATAGTTTAATAATAAATTTGTAGCATTTTCATCTAACCTGATGGCAGGCATTCTATATTTTTGAGCAAAATCCGCAGCAAATTTTCTAAATAGCAGGTGAATGTCTTTTTTTCGATTTCTTAAAGCAGGCAAATAAATTTCAATGGTACTTAACCTGTAATATAAATCTTCTCTAAATTTTTCTTTCGAAATAGCTTCCTGCATATTCACATTGGTTGCAGCAACAATTCGGACATCTGTTTTTTGCACTTTTGAAGAACCTACTTTTATAAATTCTCCGTTTTCTAAAACACGTAATAGGCGGACTTGCGTTGTAAGCGGCAATTCGCCAACCTCATCTAAGAAAATAGTACCCCCGTCTGCAACTTCAAAGTACCCTTTTCTATCTTGAGTAGCACCGGTAAATGATCCTTTTTCATGACCAAATAACTCACTATCTATAGTTCCTTCGGGAATAGCACCACAGTTTACAGCAATATATTTTGCGTGTTTTCTATGAGATAATTGATGGATAATTTTTGGAATACTTTCTTTACCGACACCGCTTTCACCGGCAACCAATACCGAAATGTCAGTAGGCGCAACACGAATAGCTTTTTCTATAGCTCGGTTTAGCTGCAGATCATTACCGATAATTCCAAAACGTTGCTTAATTGCTTGTAAACTTTCCATTAATTTTCATTTAATTTTTTTAATAATTCTTTTTTAAAATCATATAAAGATACATCTTTGGTATTGGCAAGAGCCAATTTTTGATTGATTTCCAAAGCCTTATTTACATCCTCCAAAGCTTTTTTATATTCCCCTACCTGATAATAAGCATTTGCCCTGTTTTTATATAATGAAGGGAAATTTTTCTGTATGGCTATACCTTTCGTATACGTATTTATTGATTTAAGATAGTTTTGTTGTGTAGTATATAAATTAACTAAGTTATAAAAAGCCTCATATTTTTTAGGGTTCATCTCAATTGATTTTAGGTAGCTTCTTTCTGCCTTATCTAATTTGTTTTTGTTGTAATTAATGATTCCCAAATAGTAATAAGCAGAAGATTTTTCTTTTTTATATGAATGATCGTCACTCTCTTTTAGAATGAATTCAATATCTTTCATAGATTTGTTGTATTGTTTTGATTCAACATGATAAGAGGCCCTGTTGACACGGGCAATCAATGTTTTTTGAGATTTTAAATTATGTGTCCAGAGCGTGTCGGAGTTTTTCCAAATCTTCGTTTGTTGTGTTGTTAAATAACTAAAAAGTAAAATATATGCGATGCCTGCATATACGGTATAGGTACTCTTTAATCTTGAGATGATTGCAAATAGCGCAATTAAAAACCCCAGATAGGGTAAGTATCCGTACCTATCTGCATAAGGAGATAAAAATCGTATAAATAATGTGGTGTGCAAGCCAATAGTTAGCAGGAAAAACAGGATTCCAAAAACAAACAATCGATTCCGCCTTAATGCATAGACACTAAAAAGCAAGACTAAAAATAAGAATGAAAAAAAGCATTCTCTTATTCCTAAAGAAACAGGCCAGTCATATAAAATGGTCAGTGAAAAAGGAGCTATGTACTTATATACATACCATATTACCTGATTTGGCGCAATGAGCCAGCTAGGATAGTCTACCGTAAAAGAAGAATGATCGGTTCCTCTAAAAGAAATCGCAACCATAATAAAAATACCTGCGAGTAAAATAAAAGGAAGTGTATAGAATACTCTTTTTAACTGAAATCTTTTTTTAGTGTAAAACCAATCTATTAAAAACAGAACAGGAATGAAAATGATGATTTGAATTTTACAGAAAAGCCCCGGAAGAAATAATAAAAAAGCGATGAAATAATACACTTTTTTACCGGATTTATAAAAATTTAAATAACACAGAGTGGCAAATAAAAAGAAAAACACATACAACACGGTACTGGTAGCGGAAACCCACGAAACAGCTTCTGCCATTATGGGGTGTATTAAAAAAAATAAAGCGATCCACACAGATTGTATTTTACTTTTAAAAAGCTTTATGACTATGTGATACACCAGGACCCCGTTAAAAATATGAACTAGTAAACTAAACAAATGATAATATCCGGCTGTAAACTTTGCAGCATAAAATAGCACAGCTAATATGAAAGAAGTTAAGGGCTGATACATATTTACCGTTGCAGTAGTAAATAAAATCTCAATGGATTGAAAAGAAATGGTCTGTACTCTATAATTTTCAGTAAGTTGCAGATGATCATCAAAATTCACAAAACCGTTATTAAAAATACCGTCATAAACGAATATACTGATCCATACAAAAAGTATATAATGCCAATACGTTGTGAAAAACCAAATACTTTTTTTTAGCATTACTTTTAATGATTATCCGAGTAGCCCACCCATTGCAGTACCTTTTAAGGTGGCAGAAGTACAACTCTCTATTCTTACGTTTACAAAATCACCTAATTTATAATGCTCTTTAGGAAAAACAACAACCGTATTTTGTGTATTTCTCCCTTTCCAATGCCCGGATGATTTTTTAGATGTTCCCTCTATCAAAACTTCTTCAACATTTCCTACGTGTTGTTGGGTGCGATACAAGCTGTGTTTTAATTGTAAGCTAATGAGTTCTTGCAAACGTCTTTTTTTGACAGCGGGAGGTACATCATCTTTCATCTTTTTTGCTGCCAAAGTTCCGGGTCTTTCGGAGTAGGCAAACATAAAACCAAAATCGTATTTTACATATTCCATTAATGTTAATGTGTCTTGATGATCTTTTTCGGTCTCTCCGCAAAAACCGGCAATCATATCCTGAGACAGCACCATTTCCGGAACAATTCTAAATATATTCGCTACCAATTCCATATACTCCTCCCGGGTATGTTGCCTGTTCATGGCTTTAAGCATGGCATTGCTTCCGCTTTGAACCGGCAGGTGAATGTATTTGCAAATATTTTTATGCTTAGCCATCGTGTGGATCACATCCAAACTCATATCCTGAGGGTTAGACGTAGAAAAGCGAAAACGAATTTTAGGAAACGCCTTAGCACACATGTCTAATAATTGTGCAAAATTTACGGCTGTTGCACGGGCCATTTCAGAAGCTTTTTTAAAATCTTTTTTTAGACCTCCTCCATACCACAAATAACTATCTACGTTTTGACCTAATAAAGTGATTTCTTTATAATTTTTTTCTTGCATTTCCCGGATTTCCTCAATAATGCTTTTCGGATTTCTGCTACGCTCTCTTCCGCGTGTAAAAGGAACCACACAAAACGTACACATATTATCACATCCCCTGGTAATAGATACAAATGCTGAAACACCATTGTTGTTCAACCTCACGGGAGATACATCTCCATAAGTTTCATCTTTGGACAACAATACATTAATAGCATCTCTGCCGGCCTCTATTTCTCCCAATAAATTCGGCAAATCACGATATGCATCGGGGCCTACAACCAAATCTACTATTTTTTCTTCCTCTAAAAATTTTTCTTTTAAGCGCTCTGCCATACACCCTAGAACACCTACTTTCATCGCCGGGTTTATTTTCTTTGCAGCATTGTATTTTTTTAATCTGTTCCGAACCGTAACTTCAGCTTTTTCTCTGATCGAACAAGTATTTACCAAAACCAAATCGGCATCTTCTAAACTTTTAGTGGTATTAAAACCTTCTTCTTCTAATATGGAGGCTACAATTTCACTATCATTCATATTCATCTGACAACCATAGCTTTCTATATAGAGTTTTTTAGAATTGTTTTTTATTTTTTCCGTAACAAGAGGCTTGCCCTGCATTTTTTCATCTATGATCTTTTCAACTTGTTTCATGAGTTTGAGAAAATTGAGACACAAAGATACAACCAAAAATAAAAAATTATGACAAATTGGCAGAAAATAAGAAGAGCATATGTTGTTAAATCAAAAATTAACATTAAAAAAGGCAAATAAAAAAAAACTAACTACTTTTGCAATCCTCAAGTATTCATTTATCTTAAAGAATGCTACTGTAATAACTGAAATAACATATGGCAAAGAATCTAGTGATTGTAGAATCGCCGGCTAAAGCAAAAACAATAGAAAAGTTTCTTGGGAATGATTTTCAAGTAGAATCGAGTTTTGGACATATTGCAGATTTACCTTCTAAAGAGCTGGGAGTAAATGTAGTCGGAGGTTTCAAACCTAAGTATATAGTCCCTACCGATAAAAAAACGGTGGTTAGCAAACTAAAAGATTTCGTAAAAAAATCGGAAACCGTTTGGTTAGCCAGTGATGAAGATAGGGAAGGGGAAGCCATTGCCTGGCATTTGGCAGAGCAATTAAAACTGGAAAAAAATAAAACAAAACGTATTGTTTTTCATGAGATTACCAAAAAAGCGATTCTAAAAGCGATTGAGAACCCCAGAGATATTAATTATAATCTGGTAAATGCTCAGCAAGCACGAAGAGTTTTAGACAGGTTGGTAGGATACGAATTATCTCACGTACTGTGGAGAAAAGTAAAGGGAGGCTTGTCAGCCGGAAGAGTGCAATCTGTTGCTGTTCGATTGATCGTGGAAAGAGAGCGGGAAATTGAACGTTTTAAAACCACAGTTTCGTATAGAGTAGATGCCGAATTTACAAATACGGAAAGTAAAAAATTCAAAGCAAAACTGGCGAACAATTTTAATGATAAGACTACGGCCGAATCCTTTTTAAAATCATGTATTGGTGCGAGTTATAAAGTAGCGGAATTACAAAAAAAACCGGCAAAGAAATCACCTGCAGCGCCATTTACAACATCTACTTTACAACAAGAAGCATCCAGGAAATTAGGATTCCCCGTAGCTAAAACAATGCTTACGGCACAACGATTATATGAAGTAGGACTTATTACGTATATGAGAACAGATAGTGTAAACCTCTCGGAAGATGCTAAAAATGCAGCTCAAAAAGAAATCACGGCTTCCTATGGTTCGGCATATAGTAAACCGAGAAACTTCGTCACAAAATCCAAAGGCGCCCAGGAAGCACATGAAGCAATTCGCCCTACAGATCTGGGCAAAAGCAGTATTTCCGTAGAGTACGATCAAAACAGGCTGTATGATTTAATTTGGAAAAGAACAATTGCTTCCCAAATGAGTGAAGCACAGTTGGAGAGGACTATTGTAAAAGTTGCAAATGATAAAAATGAAAAACTTTTTACGGCAACCGGAGAAGTGATTACTTTTGAAGGGTTTTTAAAAGTATATTTGGAAGGAACAGATAATGAAGATGACGAACAGGCAGGGATGTTACCCGTTATGCAGGAAGGAGAAGATCTAAAAAACGTATATGTTACTGCTACACAAAGATTTACCAAACCACCATATAGATTTACGGAAGCGTCTTTAGTAAAACGTCTGGAAGAACTGGGAATAGGCAGACCCTCTACCTATGCTCCTACGATTTCTACTATACAAAAAAGAAAATATATAGAAAAAGGCACGGTAGAAGGGGAAAAAAGAACTTATGAGCAGCTTCTTCTGATGAAGAATCAGTTGAGTTCAAAAATCCTTACGGAAAAAGTAGGTTCGGATAAAGGAAAATTAGTGCCCACTGATATAGGCAATGTTGTAAATGATTTTTTAGTTGCCCATTTTTCCAATATTTTGGATTTTGGATTTACAGCTAAGGTAGAAACTGATTTTGATGAAATAGCTGATGGCAGAGAAGACTGGACTACTATGATAAAAGAATTTTATAAGGACTTT
This window of the Flavobacteriaceae bacterium genome carries:
- a CDS encoding TonB-dependent receptor plug domain-containing protein; the protein is MDRNNPKDSLGVFGVNVYWSGTTVGTTTNEKGWFSIPYKTTYTKLVVSYVGYQTDTITITNTAPIHHFLTPKNDLDEIRISSKKKATQKSFLKTQNVFTVNKDELLKAACCNLAESFETNPSIDVHFSDALTGTKQIQMLGLKSPYLLIALENIPSVRGAAQVYGLTFTPGTWVESIQITKGSGSVINGFESISGQINAELVKPFSDKKLFLNAYGSLGGRLELNTHVNKKFSDRWQTGFYIHGNYRGEKFDRNNDGFLDNPLMEQINIMNRWQYTDAEKGWVSFVNFRYMDDEKQTGETDFNPDVDRGTTTNWGSEINTKRFDFSSKLGYVFPELLFQSFGFQFAYSNHKQDSYFGLNSYNISHQSIYSNLLFNSIIEDTKNKFTTGISFIYDSYDELVNNSPYNRNENSVGAFFEYAYDNLDDFSFTAGLRIDTHNLLGTFFTPRLHMRYVPWEKGVFRASVGQGRRSANIFAENQQLFGSSRQISIQSTHGKIYGLNPEVAWNYGISYLQGFHLFDKKGDITFDFYRTNFQNQVVVDWENPRNISFYNLNGESYANSFQAEINYTIIEQLDIRLAYKYYDIEATYQSAKLEKPLTPKNRFFANVSYETDKKEGGRQWKLDVTYNYIGAQRLPNTSSNPIQYQLSAFSDSYSLLNAQITRVFFEQFEVYFGGENLTNFQQKMPILASDNPFGNHFDTTIVYGPIFGHIFYAGLRFKLD
- a CDS encoding metal transporter; amino-acid sequence: MKKIILLFSLLLIGFSAEAQKKKKNAKVAIEVDGVCMMCKKRIEKAALGTKGVKFAVWNVKTHMLSLIIDERKTDVKTIQQNIAAVGHDTKEIKAKDHVYEGIDPCCKYRGKEIVEHHKGGKH
- the groL gene encoding chaperonin GroEL yields the protein MAKDIKFDIEARDGLKSGVDALANAVKVTLGPKGRNVIVSKSFGAPNVTKDGVSVAKEVELEDELENMGAQMVKEVASKTNDLAGDGTTTATVLAQAIVKEGLKNVAAGANPMDLKRGIGKAVTAIVTDLNKQSKEVGGSSEKIKQVAAISANNDNTIGDLIATAFDKVGKEGVITVEEAKGMDTYVDVVEGMQFDRGYLSPYFVTDADKMITDLENPYILLFDKKISNLQEILPILEPVAQSGKPLLIIAEDVDGQALATLVVNKLRGGLKIAAVKAPGFGDRRKAMLEDIAILTGGTVISEERGFTLENVTLDLLGTAETVTVDKDNTTIVNGNGKAEDIKARVNQIKAQIETTTSDYDKEKLQERLAKLAGGVAVLYVGAASEVEMKEKKDRVDDALNATRAAVEEGIVAGGGVAFVRSKKVLEKITTDNLDETTGVQIVNKAIESPLRTIVENAGGEGSVVINKVLEGKKNFGYDAKSDQYVDMLEAGIIDPKKVTRVALENAASVAGMILTTECALIDIKEDAPAAAGMPPMGGGMPGMM
- a CDS encoding co-chaperone GroES, coding for MGIHIKPLADRVLVEPAAAETTTASGIIIPDNAKEKPQKGTIVAVGTGKKDEPLTVKVGDTVLYGKYGGTDLKLEGKDYLMMRESDILAII
- the secG gene encoding preprotein translocase subunit SecG produces the protein MSYTAFLILIIIVAIALILIVMVQNPKGGGLSSSFGGGGAQSLGGVQSTNDFLDRTTWTLAITMFALILLANFAIPRANDNPVNIDNKLEGGQTTTNTINQPSTNDSI
- a CDS encoding AAA domain-containing protein, whose amino-acid sequence is MESLQAIKQRFGIIGNDLQLNRAIEKAIRVAPTDISVLVAGESGVGKESIPKIIHQLSHRKHAKYIAVNCGAIPEGTIDSELFGHEKGSFTGATQDRKGYFEVADGGTIFLDEVGELPLTTQVRLLRVLENGEFIKVGSSKVQKTDVRIVAATNVNMQEAISKEKFREDLYYRLSTIEIYLPALRNRKKDIHLLFRKFAADFAQKYRMPAIRLDENATNLLLNYRFPGNIRQLRNIAEQISVVEENRLITPEKLGQYLPDNKGHLPAVVGAGSENDFATERDIMYKVLFDMRNDINDLKKLTLDIMQHGNIEKLQEDNHQLLKKIHEEQAKEDNKVEVLQIASPSTLQKNYDFVETIEEQENFSLQDKEIEMIKKSLEKNNNKRKLAAKELGISERTLYRKIKQYDL